In Spiroplasma chinense, a single window of DNA contains:
- a CDS encoding winged helix-turn-helix transcriptional regulator, with amino-acid sequence MRFELISECPVETTLNVLGNKWVVLIIRELLKSPKRHSELKKSINGITQKVLTSNLKKLEANGVVYREVLSKKPIHVEYSLTEFGKSLENVLFSMQKWGKELQQSVKGQN; translated from the coding sequence ATGAGATTTGAATTAATAAGTGAGTGTCCTGTTGAAACTACTTTAAATGTTTTGGGAAATAAGTGAGTAGTTTTAATAATAAGAGAACTTTTAAAGAGTCCAAAAAGACATAGTGAATTAAAGAAATCAATAAATGGAATAACCCAAAAAGTTTTAACTTCAAATTTAAAAAAACTTGAAGCAAATGGAGTTGTTTACAGAGAGGTTTTATCTAAGAAACCTATACATGTAGAATATAGTTTAACAGAATTTGGAAAATCACTTGAAAATGTGCTATTCTCTATGCAAAAATGAGGAAAAGAATTACAACAATCTGTAAAAGGACAAAATTAA
- a CDS encoding MIP/aquaporin family protein translates to MDNWLTYFSTELLGTMILIVLGNGVVANIVLKGTKGNNSGWIAISAGWGFAVTVGATISSALGGVAHLNPAVTIAMLISGWKQNIGPFSALPLILLGQVCGAIIGQIIVDIFYVKHINDTLSSDEKNNVLAMHATIPTHRNAFVNVFCEFIATAVLIATIMATRNWFGQSDWMGPIIVGVCVIAIGLSLGGTTGYAINPVRDLIPRIVHQLLPIKGKGKSDWKYSWIPVVGPILAGLVIGAAFI, encoded by the coding sequence ATGGATAATTGATTAACATATTTCAGTACAGAGTTACTGGGTACTATGATATTAATTGTGTTAGGGAATGGTGTTGTTGCAAATATTGTTTTAAAAGGCACAAAAGGTAATAACAGTGGATGAATTGCAATTAGTGCTGGGTGAGGTTTTGCAGTAACGGTTGGTGCAACTATTTCAAGTGCGCTTGGAGGTGTTGCTCATTTAAATCCTGCTGTAACAATTGCAATGTTGATTTCTGGATGAAAACAAAATATAGGTCCTTTTTCAGCTCTTCCTCTAATTTTATTGGGACAAGTTTGTGGAGCTATTATAGGGCAAATAATTGTAGATATTTTTTATGTTAAACACATAAACGATACTCTATCAAGTGACGAGAAAAATAATGTTTTGGCAATGCACGCAACTATTCCAACTCACAGAAATGCATTTGTTAATGTATTTTGTGAGTTCATAGCAACAGCTGTTTTAATAGCAACAATTATGGCTACAAGAAATTGATTTGGTCAAAGTGATTGAATGGGACCAATTATTGTTGGTGTTTGTGTGATTGCAATTGGTCTTTCACTTGGAGGAACTACAGGTTATGCAATAAATCCTGTAAGAGATTTAATACCAAGAATAGTTCACCAATTGTTACCAATTAAAGGTAAAGGAAAATCTGATTGAAAATACAGTTGAATACCTGTTGTTGGACCTATTTTAGCTGGTTTAGTAATTGGAGCAGCCTTTATTTAA
- a CDS encoding glycerophosphodiester phosphodiesterase family protein, protein MLIAHRGFRKGNKENRMADFKNALNFCKGVEFDIRLTKDKKVIIFHDDDFKRIGNCNKKVRKLTYQEIKNLDFFKKNPDYLPPLFVEEFGQQLSDKFELINVEIKQDKYSKSDFEIIKESIFKLKSMTKAEIIISSFGLKELKFISNLEKGFKKGYLFKRIIFINKWRLKKFDYLHAPIYILLNKNKTKKIRSLKKPINAWTFLNNKQVFELKQIYSDSEIVSYISDNPNLDLN, encoded by the coding sequence ATGTTAATAGCACATAGAGGTTTTAGAAAAGGTAACAAAGAAAATAGAATGGCAGATTTTAAAAATGCTTTAAATTTTTGCAAAGGTGTAGAATTTGATATCAGATTAACAAAGGATAAAAAAGTCATTATTTTTCATGATGATGACTTTAAAAGAATAGGGAATTGTAATAAAAAAGTAAGAAAATTAACCTATCAGGAAATTAAAAATCTGGATTTTTTTAAGAAAAATCCAGATTACTTACCTCCTTTGTTTGTTGAAGAATTTGGTCAACAATTATCTGATAAATTTGAATTGATAAATGTTGAAATAAAACAAGATAAATACAGTAAAAGTGATTTTGAAATCATTAAAGAGAGTATATTTAAACTTAAAAGTATGACAAAAGCTGAAATAATAATTTCATCTTTTGGTTTAAAAGAATTGAAGTTTATCTCAAATTTAGAAAAGGGCTTTAAAAAAGGTTATTTGTTTAAAAGAATCATATTTATAAATAAATGAAGATTAAAGAAATTTGACTATTTACATGCTCCAATTTATATATTATTAAACAAAAATAAAACCAAAAAGATTAGATCTTTAAAGAAACCTATAAATGCTTGAACTTTTCTAAATAATAAACAAGTTTTTGAACTAAAACAAATTTATTCTGATAGTGAAATAGTGTCTTATATAAGCGATAATCCCAATCTTGATTTAAACTAA
- the ligA gene encoding NAD-dependent DNA ligase LigA: MNLVLEKINKIKEQLNEWGYAYYVLDNPVVDDAEYDKLLKELIELENQNPELITSDSPSQRVGGIVLDKFEKYKHRTQMLSLANAFNEKDLRDFDKQIFKETEHKNYSFYVEPKIDGLSISLIYERGKLIKGVTRGDGIFGEDVTSNVRTIKSIPLTISDKDDYVEIRGEVFLSKPEFEKINLKRQLDEEPLFANPRNAAAGTLRQLDSNVAAARNLDAFLYYFMDREKISTHSDSLKYLEDLKFKVNNLGKLCTDIEQVIEHIEFISSQRSNLDYEIDGVVIKINEFDLYEKVGYTAKSPKWAIAYKFPAEIKQTKLLNIFPTVGRTGRITYNAALEPVQLAGTTVQAATLHNSDFIKQKDIRIGGVVKVKKAGDIIPEIVEPIVDELYNNLKVWEEEKFCPECNTELERSVGEVDQYCINFSCPRKIIRSLEHFVSRDAMNIEGLSIKIIEKLYENNLVKNILDIYNLKNHKQELINLDKMGVKSVDNMLEAIEKSKQNSVEKLFFGLGIRHVGKKTAQLLMTNFKSIQKLSDIEFEKLEAIHDIGPTVAQSVVDWFNVKENILLLENLKNCGLTMDYLGNIGSKFNEKVTDKSFVITGTLSKPRNYFKNILEEYGAKVIDSVSKKTDFVLAGVEAGSKLEKANKLGINVIDESQFIEMIGE, translated from the coding sequence ATGAATTTAGTTTTAGAAAAAATAAACAAAATTAAAGAGCAGTTAAATGAGTGAGGTTATGCTTATTATGTTTTGGATAATCCAGTGGTGGATGATGCTGAATATGATAAGTTACTCAAAGAACTTATTGAACTGGAAAATCAAAATCCAGAATTAATTACAAGTGATTCTCCTTCACAAAGAGTTGGGGGAATTGTGTTAGATAAGTTTGAAAAATATAAACACAGAACACAAATGTTGAGTTTGGCAAATGCTTTTAATGAAAAAGATTTAAGAGATTTTGATAAACAAATTTTCAAAGAGACTGAACATAAAAATTACAGTTTTTATGTTGAACCAAAAATTGATGGACTTTCAATTTCATTAATCTATGAAAGAGGAAAATTAATTAAAGGTGTCACAAGAGGTGATGGAATTTTTGGTGAAGATGTAACTTCAAATGTAAGAACTATAAAAAGCATTCCGTTAACAATCTCTGACAAAGATGATTATGTAGAAATTAGAGGAGAAGTATTTCTTTCTAAACCTGAATTTGAAAAAATTAATTTAAAGAGACAACTTGATGAAGAACCTTTATTTGCAAATCCAAGAAATGCAGCTGCAGGAACTTTAAGACAATTAGATTCAAACGTTGCAGCCGCAAGAAATTTAGATGCATTCCTTTATTACTTTATGGATAGAGAAAAAATTTCAACCCATAGTGATTCTTTAAAGTATTTAGAAGATCTAAAATTTAAAGTTAATAACTTAGGAAAACTTTGTACAGACATTGAACAAGTAATTGAACATATTGAATTTATAAGTTCTCAAAGAAGTAATTTGGATTATGAAATCGATGGAGTAGTTATAAAAATAAATGAATTTGATTTGTATGAAAAAGTTGGTTACACAGCAAAGTCTCCTAAATGAGCAATAGCATATAAGTTTCCCGCAGAAATCAAACAAACTAAACTGTTAAATATTTTCCCAACAGTTGGAAGAACAGGTCGTATCACTTACAACGCTGCACTTGAACCAGTACAACTTGCAGGTACAACCGTACAAGCTGCAACTCTTCACAACTCTGATTTTATAAAACAAAAAGATATCAGAATTGGTGGAGTTGTTAAAGTTAAAAAAGCGGGAGATATTATTCCCGAAATAGTAGAACCAATTGTTGATGAACTTTACAATAACTTAAAAGTTTGAGAAGAAGAAAAGTTTTGTCCAGAATGTAATACTGAACTTGAAAGAAGTGTTGGTGAAGTTGATCAGTACTGTATAAACTTTTCTTGTCCGAGAAAAATAATTAGATCACTTGAACATTTTGTTTCAAGAGATGCTATGAACATAGAAGGTTTGAGTATAAAGATTATTGAAAAACTTTATGAAAATAATTTGGTAAAAAATATTTTAGATATTTATAATTTAAAAAACCATAAACAAGAATTAATTAATTTGGATAAAATGGGAGTTAAGTCTGTTGACAACATGTTAGAGGCAATTGAAAAATCAAAACAAAATTCGGTTGAAAAACTTTTCTTTGGATTAGGTATTAGACATGTTGGTAAAAAAACTGCACAATTATTAATGACTAACTTTAAATCAATTCAAAAACTTTCTGATATTGAATTTGAAAAACTAGAAGCAATACATGACATTGGTCCAACAGTAGCTCAATCGGTTGTAGATTGATTTAATGTAAAAGAAAATATTTTACTTTTAGAAAATTTAAAAAATTGTGGACTCACAATGGACTACCTTGGAAATATTGGTTCCAAGTTTAATGAAAAAGTTACAGATAAAAGTTTTGTTATTACCGGAACACTTTCAAAACCAAGAAATTATTTTAAAAACATTTTAGAAGAGTATGGAGCTAAAGTTATAGATTCAGTAAGTAAGAAAACAGATTTTGTTTTAGCTGGAGTAGAGGCTGGAAGTAAATTAGAAAAAGCAAACAAACTTGGAATTAATGTTATTGATGAAAGTCAATTCATAGAAATGATAGGAGAATAA
- the gatC gene encoding Asp-tRNA(Asn)/Glu-tRNA(Gln) amidotransferase subunit GatC, with amino-acid sequence MKINKELVLELADDIMLELTDEEANEILKVENDILNKFEKVFSINTDNVQESYYCFDDFNTYLREDNDSRKITKEEMLRNAPKSEDGYVVIEKVVK; translated from the coding sequence ATGAAAATTAATAAAGAATTAGTTTTAGAATTAGCAGACGACATTATGTTAGAGTTAACAGATGAAGAGGCCAATGAAATTTTAAAAGTTGAAAATGATATTTTAAATAAATTTGAAAAAGTATTTTCAATTAATACAGATAATGTTCAAGAAAGTTATTATTGTTTCGATGACTTTAATACATACCTAAGAGAAGATAATGATTCAAGAAAAATTACTAAAGAAGAAATGTTAAGAAACGCTCCAAAATCTGAAGATGGTTATGTTGTAATTGAGAAGGTGGTTAAATAA
- a CDS encoding amidase family protein: MEFTNLSIVELHNKLKNKELTIKELAKSVYKNLQENLDSNFLVTLIDEEQIENLDQEFDETNLLSGIPYVTKDNISTKGIKTTAGTKILSNYFPATDATITEKLKESKTVLLGKSTLDELGMGGTGLFGFNGEVRNPFDNERIVGGSSSGSAYAVAKGLVPFATGTDTGDSIRKPASFNGIVGFKPTYGSISRFGVIPYAPSLDHVGFFTRNVEDMAIVCDATFGYDKKDFTSIENKHEFYKNLNENKKFKFGFLEVVEKHMTGKIHDDYVKIAEKIKQDGNEVINLEFRKDLLDALPAVYMMISFAEAVSTHANLDGINFGNRVEGVDYIDTMRKSRAKNFGATVKKRMVIGSYQLKQENQERLLAKSKKVRRLIIEELNKMFEQVDVLIMPASLKIAPLVKEIYGVEIEDRDDNEAIFLEDLLVLANMNGMPSITLPFVKHNNLPIGINLNAKPKEDLKLLQASKYLEDLISKVIKESGDFNE; encoded by the coding sequence ATGGAATTTACAAATTTAAGTATTGTTGAATTACACAATAAATTAAAAAATAAGGAATTAACAATTAAAGAACTTGCAAAATCAGTTTACAAAAACCTTCAAGAAAATTTGGATAGTAATTTTTTAGTAACTTTAATTGATGAAGAACAAATCGAAAACTTAGATCAAGAGTTTGATGAAACAAATTTACTTTCTGGGATTCCTTATGTAACTAAAGATAATATTTCTACAAAAGGAATTAAAACAACAGCTGGAACAAAAATTTTATCAAATTATTTTCCTGCAACCGATGCAACAATTACAGAAAAACTAAAAGAAAGTAAAACAGTTCTTTTGGGTAAATCAACTTTGGATGAACTTGGAATGGGTGGAACTGGATTATTTGGTTTCAATGGAGAAGTTAGAAATCCATTTGACAATGAAAGAATTGTTGGTGGAAGTTCAAGTGGTAGTGCTTATGCTGTTGCAAAAGGTTTAGTACCGTTTGCAACTGGAACAGACACTGGTGACTCAATTAGAAAACCTGCAAGTTTTAATGGTATAGTAGGATTCAAACCAACTTATGGAAGTATATCTAGATTTGGTGTTATTCCTTATGCTCCAAGTTTAGATCATGTTGGTTTCTTTACAAGAAACGTTGAAGATATGGCAATAGTTTGTGACGCAACTTTTGGATATGATAAAAAAGATTTTACATCAATTGAAAATAAACATGAGTTCTATAAAAATTTAAATGAAAACAAAAAGTTTAAATTTGGATTTTTAGAAGTTGTCGAAAAACATATGACTGGTAAAATTCATGATGACTATGTTAAGATTGCTGAAAAAATAAAACAAGATGGAAATGAAGTAATAAACTTAGAGTTCAGAAAAGATTTATTAGATGCGCTACCTGCGGTTTATATGATGATCTCTTTTGCAGAAGCTGTTTCTACTCACGCAAATTTAGACGGAATTAACTTTGGTAACAGAGTCGAAGGTGTTGATTACATTGACACAATGAGAAAATCAAGAGCCAAAAATTTTGGAGCCACTGTTAAAAAAAGAATGGTTATTGGAAGTTATCAATTAAAACAAGAAAATCAAGAAAGACTTTTAGCAAAATCAAAAAAAGTTAGAAGACTTATTATTGAAGAATTAAATAAAATGTTTGAACAAGTTGATGTTTTAATTATGCCAGCTTCATTAAAAATAGCACCACTAGTCAAAGAAATTTATGGTGTTGAAATTGAAGATAGAGATGACAATGAAGCAATATTTTTAGAAGACCTATTAGTACTTGCAAATATGAATGGTATGCCTTCAATCACATTGCCGTTTGTAAAACATAATAACTTACCAATAGGAATTAATTTAAATGCAAAACCAAAAGAGGATTTAAAATTGTTACAAGCATCTAAATATTTAGAAGATTTAATTTCTAAAGTCATAAAAGAAAGTGGGGATTTCAATGAATAA
- the gatB gene encoding Asp-tRNA(Asn)/Glu-tRNA(Gln) amidotransferase subunit GatB: protein MNNFEVVIGIENHVELKTKSKMFSPAPVSYGLEPNTQISDEDLGYPGFLPTVNKEGVRLAILACNGLNLKIDSLLRFDRKNYFYPDLVKGFQITQQFHPIGSDGYIEVKLDNGTVKKIEIERLHIEEDTAKQNHKEELTFIDYNRSGVGLVEIVSKPVIRSAEEAVGYVNNLREILLFLGVSDVKMNEGSLRCDVNISIRPYGYNGFGPKVEVKNLNSLNNVKKSIEFEIKRQTEIVLSGNEVQQETRRFDETKQETVLMRTKSDAIDYKYFREPNIVPIKLSEEWIQDVINNSPELPVVKKERYSSEYKFEEEEISYILASLELTNFFEQAVSLGAEPRKVLNYLTGDVKQLLNKENISIDKSNLKPEDIVEIISLLDQGVISTKHVKTLLPIAFESDKKILDIIEENNLKLISDPKVIEEFLEPIVKQNIDLIKEQYEQRPERVEKTLMGQLMKTTGGNVNPDVANKIILEKIKENI from the coding sequence ATGAATAATTTTGAAGTAGTGATTGGAATTGAAAATCACGTCGAATTAAAAACTAAATCAAAAATGTTTTCACCAGCTCCAGTTTCTTATGGGTTGGAACCAAATACTCAAATTTCAGATGAAGATTTAGGTTATCCAGGATTCTTACCAACAGTTAACAAAGAAGGGGTAAGACTTGCAATACTTGCATGTAATGGATTGAATTTAAAAATAGATTCATTGTTAAGATTTGATAGAAAAAATTATTTCTATCCTGACTTAGTAAAAGGATTTCAAATTACACAACAGTTCCATCCAATTGGAAGTGATGGGTATATTGAAGTTAAACTTGATAATGGAACTGTTAAGAAAATAGAAATTGAAAGATTACATATCGAAGAAGACACTGCAAAACAAAATCATAAAGAAGAATTAACTTTTATTGATTACAACAGAAGTGGAGTGGGTCTTGTAGAAATAGTTTCAAAACCTGTAATAAGAAGTGCAGAAGAAGCTGTTGGTTATGTAAACAACTTGAGAGAAATTTTATTATTCCTTGGTGTTAGTGATGTAAAAATGAACGAAGGTTCATTGCGTTGTGATGTTAACATTTCAATAAGACCATATGGTTATAATGGTTTTGGTCCAAAAGTTGAAGTTAAAAACTTGAACTCATTGAACAATGTAAAAAAATCTATTGAGTTTGAAATTAAAAGACAAACTGAAATTGTTTTATCTGGAAATGAGGTTCAACAAGAAACTAGAAGATTTGATGAAACAAAACAAGAAACTGTTTTAATGAGAACTAAATCTGATGCTATTGATTATAAATACTTCAGAGAACCAAATATTGTTCCAATCAAATTAAGTGAAGAATGAATTCAAGATGTGATTAATAATTCACCAGAACTTCCAGTTGTAAAAAAAGAAAGATATTCTTCAGAATATAAATTTGAAGAAGAAGAAATTTCTTATATTCTTGCAAGTTTAGAATTAACAAACTTCTTTGAACAAGCTGTATCACTTGGTGCAGAACCAAGAAAAGTTTTAAATTATTTAACTGGAGATGTTAAACAATTATTAAACAAAGAAAACATTTCTATAGATAAATCAAATTTAAAACCAGAAGACATAGTTGAAATTATTTCATTACTAGATCAAGGTGTTATTTCTACAAAACATGTAAAAACTTTATTACCTATAGCATTTGAATCTGATAAAAAAATATTAGATATTATTGAAGAAAACAATTTAAAACTAATTAGTGATCCAAAAGTTATTGAAGAGTTTTTAGAACCAATTGTAAAACAAAATATTGATTTAATAAAAGAACAATATGAACAAAGACCAGAAAGAGTTGAAAAAACTTTAATGGGTCAATTAATGAAAACAACTGGAGGTAATGTTAATCCAGATGTCGCAAATAAAATTATTTTAGAAAAAATTAAAGAAAACATATAA
- the nrdE gene encoding class 1b ribonucleoside-diphosphate reductase subunit alpha: MSKTNKLFGNESDEYIALNAKSKMLEKGGDNFKYDIDAAISYLENHIKPNTMTFNSVKERIDYLVENQYYEKEVIERYTIQQIEELTNYAYSFKRQWPSFMGALKFYTAYGLKSFDNKFYLEDYEQRAIMNALFLAGSDFNEAKNILKEIMLGRFQPATPTFLNAGKKQRGEYISCYLLRVEDNMESIGRAVTTSLQLSKRGGGVALSLTNIREFGAPIKNIQNQATGVVPIMKILEDSFSYANQLGQRQGAGAVYLNAHHPDIMTFLDTKRENADEKIRIKSLSLGIVVPDITFQLAKENKEMALFSPYDVQREYKKALSDISITKEYENLLANPNIKKTFISARKLFQTIAELHFESGYPYLLFDDTVNNRNAHSNVGRIVMSNLCSEIVQVSTASEFDEDLSFTKTGEDICCNLGSVNIAKMMEAGEEFGQAIEYSIKSLDHVSRNSNISSAPSIKKGNENNHAVGLGAMNLHGFLATNEIYYNSQEAIDFTNIFFYTMAYHSFKASNKLSQKFGTFKNFKESKFADGSYFEKYTNCEENKWTPQLDKVKKLFEQYKVNIPTRSDWIELVNEIKSTGLANSHLLAVAPTGSISYLSSCTPSLQPVVSPVEVRKEGKLGRIYVPAYKINFDNMGYYALGAYEVGPDPIIDIVAAAQQHVDQAISLTLFMTDTATTRDLNKAYIRAFSKGCASIYYVRIRQEVLENSENLDCEACVI; the protein is encoded by the coding sequence ATGAGTAAAACAAATAAACTTTTTGGTAACGAAAGTGATGAGTACATTGCTTTAAATGCAAAAAGTAAAATGTTAGAAAAAGGTGGTGACAATTTTAAATATGATATTGATGCAGCTATTTCATATTTAGAAAATCATATTAAACCAAACACTATGACTTTTAATTCTGTTAAAGAAAGAATTGATTACCTAGTGGAAAATCAATACTACGAAAAAGAAGTTATCGAAAGATACACAATTCAACAAATAGAAGAATTAACAAACTATGCTTATTCATTTAAAAGACAATGACCAAGTTTTATGGGTGCGTTAAAATTTTATACAGCGTATGGTTTAAAGTCTTTTGATAATAAATTTTATTTAGAAGATTATGAACAAAGAGCAATTATGAATGCATTGTTTTTAGCTGGATCAGATTTTAATGAAGCTAAAAATATTTTAAAAGAAATAATGCTTGGTAGATTCCAACCTGCAACTCCAACATTTTTAAATGCTGGTAAAAAACAAAGAGGAGAATATATTTCTTGTTATCTTTTAAGGGTTGAAGATAACATGGAATCAATCGGAAGAGCTGTAACAACTTCTCTTCAACTTTCTAAACGTGGAGGAGGAGTTGCTCTTTCTCTTACTAACATACGTGAGTTTGGAGCTCCAATAAAAAACATTCAAAACCAAGCAACTGGAGTTGTACCTATTATGAAAATCTTAGAAGACTCATTTTCATATGCAAACCAACTTGGACAACGACAAGGAGCTGGTGCTGTTTACTTAAATGCACATCACCCAGACATTATGACTTTCCTTGATACCAAAAGAGAAAATGCTGATGAAAAAATAAGAATAAAATCTTTATCTTTAGGAATCGTAGTACCCGATATTACTTTCCAACTAGCTAAAGAAAATAAAGAGATGGCTTTATTCAGTCCTTACGATGTTCAAAGAGAATACAAAAAAGCTTTATCTGATATTTCAATTACTAAAGAATATGAAAATCTTTTAGCAAATCCAAATATTAAAAAAACTTTTATAAGTGCAAGAAAACTTTTTCAAACAATTGCTGAATTACATTTTGAAAGTGGTTATCCATATTTATTATTTGATGATACTGTTAACAATAGAAATGCACACAGCAACGTTGGAAGAATAGTTATGAGTAACTTGTGTAGCGAAATAGTTCAAGTTAGCACAGCAAGTGAATTTGATGAGGACTTAAGTTTCACAAAAACAGGTGAAGATATTTGTTGTAACTTAGGAAGTGTTAACATTGCAAAAATGATGGAAGCTGGAGAAGAGTTTGGACAAGCAATTGAGTATTCAATTAAATCTCTTGATCATGTTTCAAGAAATAGTAATATCTCAAGTGCACCTTCAATAAAAAAAGGAAATGAAAATAATCACGCAGTTGGTCTTGGTGCTATGAACCTACACGGTTTCTTAGCAACAAATGAAATTTATTATAATTCACAAGAAGCAATTGACTTTACAAATATTTTCTTTTATACAATGGCTTATCATTCATTTAAAGCTTCAAATAAATTATCACAAAAATTTGGAACGTTTAAAAATTTTAAAGAATCTAAATTTGCAGATGGAAGTTACTTTGAAAAATATACTAACTGTGAAGAAAACAAATGAACACCACAACTTGATAAAGTAAAAAAACTTTTTGAACAATATAAAGTAAACATACCAACAAGAAGTGATTGAATAGAATTAGTAAACGAAATTAAAAGTACTGGTCTTGCAAACTCACACTTACTTGCAGTTGCACCAACTGGTTCAATAAGTTACCTTTCAAGTTGTACTCCAAGTTTACAACCTGTTGTTTCACCAGTTGAAGTGAGAAAAGAAGGTAAGCTTGGAAGAATTTATGTACCAGCTTATAAAATTAATTTTGATAACATGGGTTACTATGCTTTAGGTGCATACGAAGTTGGACCAGATCCAATTATTGATATAGTAGCTGCAGCTCAACAACATGTTGATCAAGCAATTTCATTAACATTATTTATGACAGATACAGCAACAACTAGAGATTTAAACAAAGCGTACATTAGAGCATTTTCAAAAGGATGTGCTTCAATTTATTACGTAAGAATCCGTCAAGAGGTTCTAGAAAATAGTGAAAACCTAGATTGTGAAGCTTGTGTTATATAA
- the nrdI gene encoding class Ib ribonucleoside-diphosphate reductase assembly flavoprotein NrdI, which yields MHDNVKLVSKENFSKPTGEKYVVYFSSFSNNTHRFVEKLGVDNCRIPINLKEEIELNRDFILITPTYAGGGTDTKGAVPRQVINFLNKKENRDHCKGVVASGNTNFGDTFAIAGPIISKKLNVPLLYQFELLGTKHDVETLNEIIENFWGGKNNE from the coding sequence ATGCACGATAACGTTAAGCTAGTTTCAAAAGAAAATTTTTCAAAACCGACTGGAGAAAAATATGTTGTATATTTTTCTTCCTTTTCAAACAACACTCATCGTTTTGTAGAAAAACTTGGAGTAGATAATTGTAGAATACCAATTAACTTAAAAGAAGAAATCGAACTTAATAGAGATTTCATTTTAATTACCCCTACTTATGCAGGGGGTGGTACTGATACTAAAGGTGCCGTTCCAAGACAAGTAATAAATTTTTTAAACAAAAAAGAAAATAGAGATCATTGCAAAGGTGTTGTGGCTTCAGGTAACACAAACTTTGGAGACACTTTTGCTATTGCAGGTCCTATAATTTCAAAAAAATTAAATGTACCTTTACTATATCAGTTTGAACTTTTAGGAACCAAACATGATGTAGAAACTTTAAATGAAATAATAGAAAATTTTTGAGGAGGAAAAAATAATGAGTAA
- the nrdF gene encoding class 1b ribonucleoside-diphosphate reductase subunit beta, whose product MATNDNKYYKESVSPIEYAKNNFKGKMRSVNWNVLNDEKDLEVWNRVVQNFWLPEKIPVSNDITSWKTLDEKWQQLITRTFTGLTLLDTIQATVGDVAQVEHSLTDHEQVIYTNFAFMVAVHARSYGTIFSTLCSSEQIEEAHEWVINSESLQERAQILIPYYKGDDPLKSKVAAALMPGFLLYGGFYLPFYLSARAKMPNTSDIIRLILRDKVIHNYYSGYKYQRKVEKLSKEKQIEMKEFVFDLLYKLIDLEKKYLYELYEGFDIAEDAIRFSLYNAGKFLQNLGYDSPFSEEETRIEPEIFTQLSARADENHDFFSGNGSSYIMGVSEETEDEDWDF is encoded by the coding sequence ATGGCAACAAACGACAATAAATATTACAAAGAATCTGTTTCACCAATAGAATATGCAAAAAATAATTTCAAGGGCAAAATGCGTTCAGTAAACTGAAATGTTTTAAATGATGAAAAAGATTTAGAAGTTTGAAATAGAGTAGTACAAAACTTTTGGCTACCAGAAAAAATACCCGTTTCAAATGATATTACATCTTGAAAAACATTAGATGAAAAATGACAACAACTAATTACACGTACTTTTACAGGACTTACTTTACTAGATACTATACAAGCTACTGTTGGGGATGTAGCTCAAGTTGAACATTCACTTACAGATCACGAACAAGTTATTTACACTAACTTCGCTTTCATGGTTGCAGTTCATGCAAGAAGTTATGGAACAATTTTTTCAACTCTTTGTTCAAGCGAACAAATAGAAGAAGCACATGAGTGAGTAATTAACTCTGAATCTTTACAAGAAAGAGCACAAATATTAATTCCTTACTACAAAGGAGACGATCCTTTAAAATCAAAAGTTGCAGCAGCACTTATGCCAGGATTTTTATTATATGGTGGTTTCTACTTACCATTTTATTTATCTGCAAGAGCTAAAATGCCTAACACTTCAGACATCATAAGATTAATTCTAAGAGATAAAGTTATACATAATTATTACAGTGGTTACAAATACCAAAGAAAAGTTGAAAAACTTTCAAAGGAAAAACAAATTGAAATGAAAGAATTTGTTTTTGACTTACTTTATAAACTTATTGATTTAGAAAAAAAATATCTATATGAACTTTATGAGGGATTTGATATTGCAGAAGATGCAATTCGCTTCAGTTTATATAATGCAGGAAAGTTTTTACAAAACTTGGGATACGATTCACCTTTCAGTGAAGAAGAAACTAGAATTGAACCAGAAATATTTACACAATTATCTGCAAGAGCAGATGAGAATCATGACTTTTTCTCAGGAAATGGTTCTTCATACATCATGGGTGTAAGTGAAGAAACTGAAGATGAGGATTGAGACTTTTAA